The genomic region ATAGAGTTCTGATGTAGTTTTTTCGAAGGTAGCTAAGATACCTTCGGTTTGGTCAAAGTTTTCATTTTTTAATCGGGTGGGATACCACAAAAGTCCTTTGTTTTTGCGCTCTTCAAGGCTTAGCTTGGTAATCTCTTGCATGTAAAACTGCTCTTCTTCTTTTTGCTCTTCTTGCAAAGCAGCAATTAACTGTTCAAAATAAAGGTATGCATCCATATAAGTTCGGCTGCAAAATAGTGATTATGTAAAAAGATTGAATTTTTTATTTTTCTGGGCGTGCCCTTGCCCACACTTCGCTTGCGCTCGTGTGGGCAAGGTCGGCGTGCTGCGGGCTACGTGCGGAATGCCCCGACCCTTGCGTTAGCAAGGGGCACGCCCCAAAAAACTAAGCTATCCCATAAAACCAACAGAGTTGGATAAGAATTTTTACAAAGTTAATTTTATGTTTAGTTTTGCTTTGTGGAGATAATCGCAATTTCTATATTTTGGAGCGTGATTTTTCTTTTGGGCTACCACTATGCAGGATATTTTTTTATTCTCAAACTATTGGCTAAAAATAAAAAACCTAACCAAGTGAAATACACTTCGGAAGACTCTTTGCCCACAGTAGCAGTAGTATTTGCCGCATATAACGAGGAAAAAGTCATTGCCCAAAAAATAGAACATACCTTTAATACTACCTACCCCCCAGATAAACTACAAGTATGGATAGGTTCAGACAATTCTACCGACGATACGCATAAGATAGTACAACAGTACCAAAGGCAGTATCCGAACTTGCATTTACGTATTTTTAGCCAAAGAACAGGTAAAGCTCAAATTATCAATCAATTGGTAGAAAACATTCAGGCTGATATTCTAATTTTAACCGATGCTAACATTCTTTTCACACCGACACATATTTTTAACTTGGTAGCCCATTTTAAGAATTCGGATATTGGCTTGGTAGGGGGCAACATTACTAATAATAAGGTTTTACAACAAGGTATTTCAGAGCAGGAAACAGCCTACATTCATTTTGAGAATAAAATAAAGTGCTACGAAGGTTTGTTAGGTTGCATGATAGGTGCTTTTGGCGCTTCTTATGCTATTCGTAAAGAATTATATGTTCCTGTACCCAAAGGATTTATTTCAGATGACTTTTTTATAAGCATGCAAGTTTTGGCACAGGGCAAAAAAGCTATATTTGAACTTAACGCCTTAGGATTTGAAACTTTTTCTACTAAAATTACAGAGGAATTTAGGCGCAAAGCTCGGTATGCAGTAGGTAATTTTCAAAACCTATTTTATTTTACTAACTTTTGGAAAAAGCCGTTTTCAAATGTGTTTTTTTGTTACTTTTCTCACAAAGTTTTACGGTGGTTCTTACCCTTGCTGATGGTTTTAGCCGCAGTGTGTTTGATAGTATTAGCTACAAAAAGCAAATTTTATCTTATTTTGGCAAGCTTAGCACTATTGATTTGTATTTTAATTGGTCTGGATATAGCACTATTTAAAGAAAAAGCAGGTTTCAAACCTCTGCGATTTTTAAGTCATTTTTTAGCTATGAATGCAGCGCTTTTATTGGGCTTTTTCAGATATCTATTTACTAAACCTCAAACTGTGTGGAAACCAACGGAAAGAATTTCTTGATAAGTTCATTACGAAAAAGGTACTTACAAGCATCTTTACAAAATACTATTGAAAAGCAAATTAACTTGAAAAGATAAATATACTTAAATGATAAGTTTTTTTTGAAAAATTAAGTCAGGTTCTATAAATTTGTACCATGAAGTATATCTTCGCCTTAGGTATTTTTATAGTTGTGTTCTCATTTTTTTCCTTAGGTGGGACTATTTCTACTTCTAGTTCATTTAATACTTGCTCAGGGCTATCTTCTAAAAGCAAAAGTATACTTGAAATAAAGCACCAGCAGAATAATAACAAAAAAGCGATAAGAGAGGTCGTATTTTGGCTTTTTGTTACTATCTTTACTATCGCAGGCATATTCTCTGTGGGAGCCATTTCTTCTTTTGCGTTTTTGTTTGGTACTTTCTTGTTACCTCTTTTTTGCTCTGATTATCCCAAAACTCATTTAGTTACTTTGTTTGTAATGGGAATAATTAGTAGTATCTTCACATCTATTTTAGCTGTGCTTCTTCTTGTGCGGACTGAAGCATATTCTTCCATTCCATTTTGGCTTTCAGTTATCGCGTTTTGGTTCTTTGTAATTTTATCTATCATAAATTTTCGTATTGTTGTCTCTCGTAAATCTGCTTAGTTAGTTTAATAAGCTTATGAAAATTTCAACCTACTTAGTTGTCTTAATTTTGTATTTGTTACTAAGCAATGTACCTTTGTGGGCCGCTCACTTTTCTAATAATGAGGTAAGAGATGAGCGCTTATGTATTTCGTATAGGCTAGCTGAAAAAAAAGAGAAGAAAAATCATAAGCACACTCGTTTTGTTTCAATTTTGGGAATAGTTTGTGGAATTTTATCGATTGTATTTCTATTTTATACTCTACTTCTTGCTTTCTTTTCATGGGGTGGAACAAGTCCTGGATTTACTCTTATTCTTATTCTATTCCTATTGGCTACCATTTTTGCTGCATTGCTCTTTCTTGTGCTGTTTGCTCCGTGCTATGCACTATACTTTATCTTGACTCCAAAGGTTTGATACACTAAAAGACGGATTTTTTGTAAATATATTTCAATTGGTTTATTTTGAATTCTCTAAATTTGTCAAGTATGGAAAAATTAAGAAGAGAGGATTATATTCATGGGGGAACACAAAAAGATTTTTACAGTGAAGCAGAAAGAGAATACTGCAAATGCCCTTTATGTGATGCTGATAATTACGTTAAAGTATATGAAGAGAGAGGATTGTCAGTAGTTAGGTGCAAGGAGTGCAGTTTAACTTATGTCAATCCAAGAGCAGTAGATGCTGAAAAGAATTACTTCGGCGACACTTCTATATATTACAATGAAGCGATGTTGATATTCAAAGGTAAAAAAAGCACCATAGAGATAGGAATTATGAATATGAGCTGCGACAAATTAAAAAGATTAAGAAAACAGGTAAATTGCTTGATGTAGGCACAAACATGGGCTTTTTTTTGCGTAAAGCAAGAGAATTTGGTTTTGAAACAGAAGGCGTAGAACCTAGCCCTTCATTATCAAAAATTGCGAGAGAAAACTGGGGACTAAATATACACACTGCTTTTTTAGAAGAAGCCAATCTACCAAAAGAACATTATGATGTGATTACTTTAATTGATGTGTTTGAACACGTTACGCAACCTAAAAAAATGCTAAGAACTGTTTTTGATCTACTCAAAACAGATGGTATTGTGGTTATTAAAGTACCGAACGCAAATTACAATTACCTTAAAATGAAATTAGCCCAGCGTTTAGGTAAAGCGCACAAAATGGATATATGGGACTGCTACGAACACGTAGTGCACTACAATACTCGTACATTTTCTAAAATGGTAGAAAGCTGTGGATTCAAAATAAAAAAGTGCATTATTCCTATTCCCATACATACACCTGTATGGGCGCACTTGGTTGGTTTTTATTATCAATATCCCTCTCCTTTTATTTTAGATTGGAAAAGAATTTTGCTAAGAAACTTGTTTTATACCATAGGAAAGATAGAGCATTACCTAACAGGCAACCCACATTTTGCCCCAGATTTAATGTTTTTTCTTGAAAAGAAAGAGAGTAACGTTAGCCAATAGCTTGGGCTAAATCATTTATTAGGTCTTCTATGTCTTCTATACCTACGGAAAGGCGAATCAAAGTATCTTTTAAGCCGTTAGCTAATCGCTGTTCTCGAGGGATAGATGCATGAGTCATGGTAGCAGGATGACCAATTAACGACTCTACTCCGCCTAGGCTTTCTGCTAGGGAAAATATTTTTGTGCTTTTGAGTACTTTTAGGGCATCTTCCATTCTATCCCCTTTGAGCGTAAAGCTAATCATACCTCCGAAGTCTCGCATTTGTTTTTTAGCAATATGGTGATTTTTATGCGTAGGTAAACCGCACCAGTAGACTTGGTCTACCTTCGGGTGCTGAGTTAAAAACTCTGCTACTTTTCTACCGTTGTAGCTATGCCTTTCCATTCTAAGATGTAATGTTTTTATGCCCCTAAGTACTAGAAAGCAATCTTGCGGACCTGGAGTTGCACCCGATGCGTTTTGAATAAACTTTAGCTGTTCCGCTAAGTTGGGGTCATTTGTCATTACTGCGCCCATCACTACATCTGAATGACCAGAAATGTACTTAGTCAAAGAGTGCATGACTATGGTAGCACCTAAATCTAGTGGATTTTGCAAATAAGGAGAAGCAAAAGTATTATCTACTACTGTAATGAGATTGTATTGTGTTGCAAGTTTACTTACGGCTTCAATGTCAATAATGTTGAGCATAGGGTTAGTGGGGGTTTCTATCCATATCATTTTAGTGTTGGAGTTGATATAAGGCAAAATATTTTCTGGGTTATCCATGTTGATGAAATGGAATTTTAATCCGAATTTAGCGTAGATACGCATAAATAGTCGGTATGTACCACCGTACAGGTCATTTGTGGCAATAATTTCATCACCAGGTTGAAAGAGTTTCAAAATGGCATCTGTGGCGGCTAAACCTGTAGCATAACAATAACAATACTGCGCATTTTCTAGCGCAGCGAGGTTTTTTTGCAAGGCGTCTCTTGTGGGGTTTTGAGTACGCGCATATTCATAGCCTTTGTGTATTCCTGGGGCTTCCTGTACATACGTAGAAGTTTGAAAAATAGGTGTCATGATTGCCCCTGTAGAAGGGTCAGGTTCAATACCTGCGTGTATAGCTTTGGTTGCAAACTTCATACAGCCAAAAGTACAAAATTATTCTACTGAAGAAAATAATGTGCTTAAAATTGAGGAAAAAGTTGCTGCCGCATAAGGCTGTGGTTTCGTAATAGTTGGTTTAAGACTTTGTTAGACGGAGAGTTAAAAAGCGAAAAAAGTTGTAAATGTCGTAGTTGCACAGTGGTTGGGTTGACATTCGTCAAGTTTTGACTACAAAAGTATGCAATTTTCTTGAAGGATTACGGTAAGTTCATTTGCGTGAGGCATGCGGAGGGTGGGCGTTAGCCCAGTGCGTAGCGAAGCGAAGCACCGAAGCGAAAGCGTAGCCCGAAGCACGCCGACCTTGCCCACACAAGCGCAAGCGAAGTGTGGGCAAGGACACGCCCAAAAAATAAAAATTAAATTAACCTATCCTTCTTGCTCAACTAATTTACTCATAAGCTCCTATCGTAGGCGCAGTAGCACTACGCGGATTGTCTTCTATATCCAAAGTAATACCTGCAATAGGAATACCTTTACCTTTTGCAGGACTACCTTCCTTGACAGCAAATTTTCTCTCTGTTGTATTTTCAAACTGCGGGTCCTGATTAAGTATATTTTGATGAATTGGGTTTTGAATAAAATCTTGGCTAGCAAAGTTTTTAGTTTTAAGTAAGCAGTGGCTAATATTGTAACCAAAAGGTAGATCCGTTACTAAACCTACAAAAAATTCATCTTCAGGCTTGCCATTGCCATGCACAATCGTGTTGCGCATTATAAGATTCAAAGCACCTGTGGTAAGTGGATTTCTTGGGTCGCCAAAATAGTCTAAGGCTACAAAAGTGGGCTGGTCATGAGTGTATTTGGCGGCATCTGCGTAAAAAGTACAGTAGTCATACTGATATGTGCCACCTGCAAACATTTGCACAGCACTTCTACCACAATCATAAATTAAAGTGTTATAGGCATATATTTTAGTTTCTGCCCCTGTAAGCCCTGCTATTACC from Bacteroidia bacterium harbors:
- a CDS encoding cystathionine gamma-synthase, yielding MKFATKAIHAGIEPDPSTGAIMTPIFQTSTYVQEAPGIHKGYEYARTQNPTRDALQKNLAALENAQYCYCYATGLAATDAILKLFQPGDEIIATNDLYGGTYRLFMRIYAKFGLKFHFINMDNPENILPYINSNTKMIWIETPTNPMLNIIDIEAVSKLATQYNLITVVDNTFASPYLQNPLDLGATIVMHSLTKYISGHSDVVMGAVMTNDPNLAEQLKFIQNASGATPGPQDCFLVLRGIKTLHLRMERHSYNGRKVAEFLTQHPKVDQVYWCGLPTHKNHHIAKKQMRDFGGMISFTLKGDRMEDALKVLKSTKIFSLAESLGGVESLIGHPATMTHASIPREQRLANGLKDTLIRLSVGIEDIEDLINDLAQAIG
- a CDS encoding glycosyltransferase, with the translated sequence MEIIAISIFWSVIFLLGYHYAGYFFILKLLAKNKKPNQVKYTSEDSLPTVAVVFAAYNEEKVIAQKIEHTFNTTYPPDKLQVWIGSDNSTDDTHKIVQQYQRQYPNLHLRIFSQRTGKAQIINQLVENIQADILILTDANILFTPTHIFNLVAHFKNSDIGLVGGNITNNKVLQQGISEQETAYIHFENKIKCYEGLLGCMIGAFGASYAIRKELYVPVPKGFISDDFFISMQVLAQGKKAIFELNALGFETFSTKITEEFRRKARYAVGNFQNLFYFTNFWKKPFSNVFFCYFSHKVLRWFLPLLMVLAAVCLIVLATKSKFYLILASLALLICILIGLDIALFKEKAGFKPLRFLSHFLAMNAALLLGFFRYLFTKPQTVWKPTERIS
- a CDS encoding class I SAM-dependent methyltransferase — protein: MGFFLRKAREFGFETEGVEPSPSLSKIARENWGLNIHTAFLEEANLPKEHYDVITLIDVFEHVTQPKKMLRTVFDLLKTDGIVVIKVPNANYNYLKMKLAQRLGKAHKMDIWDCYEHVVHYNTRTFSKMVESCGFKIKKCIIPIPIHTPVWAHLVGFYYQYPSPFILDWKRILLRNLFYTIGKIEHYLTGNPHFAPDLMFFLEKKESNVSQ